TTCTCCTGTGATGCCCTGTGTCCATGGTCAGGCAGCCCAGTGCAAACAGGCTGCACTCTTTCCCACCTAACAAAGGAGTACAAGTTACATTTTTTCTACAAAATAATATGTGGACACATATAACTAAAGTGAGATGGTGCACATGAAATGACATAAAACATGTTGCTCACCCCTGAGCCTGGGAAGCCCTGCACCTCAGTTCATGGTGCTCTGGCTTCtgtcctcctcatcatcatcctTTTCACCACTACCACAGTCCTTTCATAGAGCTTTGGAAACACTTTTGAAGGACCCATTGCACTGTGGTATGTCAGATTTTTGTAGTAAATAGAACCAGTGTGTGAACTGTGTGATTGTGGCATGATTGGTGGCTAGGAATTTTCTGTGCAAAGgtacagaatgcctggctgctgggaaaCTTCCATGTGAAAGACTTGGGATGCCTGGCTGCTGTAGCAATGTTGTTCACGAGGAAGCTCTGTGTTCAGAATTTTATCAGTTTCGACCTTGATCTTAGGCACgttagctcctgggaataaaggaacttgcttgctaGATAACAATAACGTTTCACCAAGAAGTGGTTCTCCTATCTGCCCTCTTAAGAGTAACTTTAGACAAGGGACTTTCTTGATTGCTGCACAGAGCTCCTGACATTGCATAttgaaatgtaactgcagaataagcaacattactgatactctaaacaatatgtagttatggtactaatgacctaatgtaacctattgatataaataaatgtggccgCTTGGACAAGGGGCCACTTCTGTTCCTGCCTCTACATCTTGGCTCTATGTCTCTGTGATTATTATTCCTTATACCAGTGTGAGTGGAAAGCACATTATAAATAAGGTCTATGATATgccagcaaaaataaaaacaaaaattcacaaaCATCATACATGAAACTTATCATCTTGAAATCTTCCCATCTGGATACTCAAACTGGAGATTTGTACTTATGATATAAAAACAATACTTTGGATCTTTTTTCCAGGATCCCAAGGCTCCAATTGCACTTACAAGGTTATGCTGCTTCTCTGCTAGCTCGTGACAAAGAAGTGCACATCCCAAGACCCACCCATACCTGGTGCCCATTGAAGGCTCAGACTCTGTGCCCAGCATTCCCATGAATATGCTGGGAGCTTTCTGATATGGAACCACAGCAGGAGACACAGGCATGCAACTCACTGGCAAGAACCATCCACTGAAGGGCTGTAGGCACAGACtgattgtggtaaaatatatgacCTTGGAAGCTCAATGCACAGAGCTCACAATTAGACTAATTGATCCATGCAGTACCCATCTCTAAGGACTTCCCAACGTtaattcaggaagaagaaaagaaaatgaaggtacACTTAAGATTTGGACACTAGCTGTAATTAGGAGGAACCTTATTTTCTCAATTTACTTCTTTCAGTTCTATGTTTTTTTAGAGCTTCAAAAGCTTTTAGGTCCACTTTTATTAGTttgaaatataaagaacaaaaattaatatgtgAGCTATAACATTTATATGCTTCAGTGACCTTTATTTGGTCATTAagcttttttattaattaagaattcattaattaaagAAACAGTGGGAGTACTGCTCAGAATGATTGTCAAAGCACCATTGCAGCATTGAAATGATGTGGAACTCTGAAACATGTCTCAGACCAAGCTCCAAGGGTCTCCGgtcacttcccttcattcctgcTTTCTTCTCCTAGGCTCATGGATATCACTGTCATTGTTCTTGGTAATTGAAGGTTGTAGATGCTGTTAAGAGAAGTATGGGACTCAGGTATCCTTGACACAGACACAAACAAGAAATGTTCTATCTTGTCTCTGACTCTGTGGGATGTTCCTAAGTAGGAGGAAGGTACTGACAGGAGAGCACCAGAGTGTTGGAACCTCACTGAGCAAGAAAAGAGCAGGATCTGCACACAGAGCTAGCATCTATTCAATATTTATCAtccttttactcttttttatcACTTCTGTGCCTAACATGGTAGAGTGTCTGAGTAATCACAAATGAAAGGTGATGGTCATTTAACCCCAAATATGCAGCATATACCTACATAAGAGAAGTATTAAAATGTAacatatggaaattttaaaactgtaatttcAGCTCAAAAaggtatttcatttaataggaaagacagcacaATGAATGGAACATAACTTttatatgttcatatgtgaatataccaacAGTGAAACTCAACATCATACacaaccacaagaacaggatcctaattagaataacttataatccatttatatataatgtcGAAATACTACTCTGCCGTCATGAAtctctaaaaagaacagataaaaaattcactgaaaaaaagatatttcagttGAATAGTATGAAGATTAGCCTTTCCATTATTAATAACTATCTAACATTTTCCCACATTTTAAACCTTTATCACATATCAGTTGCACAGAGAACATTTTCTGCTTAATCTGGATTCACTGACATTGTATAAATTTTCACCTTGGATGACATTGCTATTTCAGAGACACAAGAAGTCTGCCCTGAGTTACAGGGGAAAATGAATACAGCCAACAacagtaaaaattaaattgtgaATCTCTGGCTCTGATGCATTaatatttttcactgttttccaACCATCAGAATATTTTAAGCTGAATCCAGGGGTCTAGTCTGCAGGCACATCTCTGATACATCTTCAACCTTCCCAGACTCCTGAGTAGTAATGAAACCCAGACCTGCTTTGTCTCCTCTTCAGATGGAGAGGGCTAATTACCAGAATGGAGGAGTATTTGGCAGCTGCAGAGGTATCCTTCAGAGGGGGACACAGGGAGGTCTGTGCTGGATTACTTGTGCTCACTCGATAGTAGATCTTAATCTTGTTTCAGCCATATTGGTGAAACTGATGCCACTGACTACTCTGTCCTGGGATCTACCAGAAATCTCAAACATAGAAGAAGAAGGGTCCCATCCTGGAAGAACACAGACATGAAACACAGGGGTGCTTATGAAGGGGTCAACCTGCAGCACTGGCCATGTGCCTCAAATCCACAGTGCATTTCACACATGGCTTCAGCTaagaagaagtacatgggggtgcaGAGGTGGGAGTCAGACATGACAGCCAGGATGATGAACAGGGTCCTAAGCACTGAGACCAGGTACATGCACAGAAATAGTCCAAAGAGGAGGGGTTGCAGGACTGGGTCCTCTGGGAGGCTCATAAGTTCGAATCAGAGACACGTATTAGATTTTGTGCTTGTATACTTCTTGGACAATTTGACAAGGAAAGAGggtgtttaaaaagaaaacaggcacCCCCCCATCCTGGAAACGTTTGAATTCAAGTATGCACAAGCAAGGTGCTCATGCTTTAGGTCCATCCACTCACAACAATAATTCTCAATAGTGAAAAACTCAGTCTCTACATACTCTTTGAATTTACTTTCTCCATCATTCACCCCTCTTCCCATACTGACTTTAAAGACATTGAACTGAGCAGTGTTAGAAATCCAGGAGCAGAGAAGTGAGAAGGAAGTTTATGATCAATATTAAATATAGCTTACTCTTTTGGAAAAAGTAAGGAATATGTAATGATCTTCCTTTCAGGAAAATTAAGAAGCAGTTTgataaccttattttattttaaggctttTGGACAAAGTCTTTTGATAAGATATGTAACTCTGTGTGAGGACTGCTTTATCGGATCAAGGGTGGTGGATCATAACCAGATCATAACCAGAAAGCAGCATGTGCCCCTTTTCTGCAAGGGGTCTCATCATTCTTAGATCTTCTCATTTGCTTCCTGTGTGGATTTGtggttttttctttaaaaaatatggagtataaggactggggatatagcccagtttgtagagtgcttgcctcacatacactaggccatgggttcaatccccagcaccacaaaaaaaaaaaaaaatcacttgcaaATGATTTccggctgtggttgtggctcagtagtagagtgctcgcctagcatgtgcaaggccctggggtcaatccacagtaccacataaaaataaataaataaattaaataaaggtattaaaatttaaaaaatatggagtATAAAATAAGTATCCTTGTCTTTGGTTAACTTCAAATATTGTTAAATATGAATGAGTCAGCACAATATCGATTGTAGAACTGTCCATAAATGTCACATTAGTGTGCAATGTACCCagtaatgattttaaaatcataaattataagATGTTTCAGTCATGTTCACCACCATGGATAACACACACATGCTTCTACTCTCAGTCCTTATGACTGACACTGTGCAGTGCTCTCCCCTCTGGGCAGCCACACTGCATGTTGGTCCTTCCTCCATCCTTACCTCCCTCAGCAGTAACCTATTTACACTGGCTCAGGTGGTCATGACTAACGAGACCACATGGCTGGTACCCAGGCGCCTCCCACCTCATCTTTAGAGCTGACATCTGTGTACACTCAGGTAGGGACTTCCTAATAGACACAACCACAACCAGGGTGAGAAGAAACACAGGATGGGGCCAATTGAACTGGAGCCACCAAGCAGAAAGGCTGGAGGCACAGGTGTGACCTTGGAGTCTCAAAGCATAGAACAGACTGGCAAAATAGGTGAGCCCCTCACAAACTCTAAGATTGTcctaacaaggatggtggaataaaAAGTTTGGAAAATGAACATCAAATAATGCTTTTCAGTAATTTTTAGTAAAAAagaagctttaaagaagagtgaaattatggcatttgccagtaaatggatggagctggagaatatcaagctacgtgaaataagccaatctcacaaaaccaaaggctgaatgttttctctagtatgtggatgctaattcacaataaggtgagggggtggggggcactagggatgaatagtgttaccttagattaggtagagggaagtgatgggagggaaagagagaggatgtggggataggaaagatagtaggatgaaacagatattatttctatatgtatgtatgtggctgcatgaccaatgtgattctgcaacatgtacactcagaaaaatgagaaattatatcccatctatgtatgatctataaaagtgcataaatgcattctactatcatgtataattaattacaacacattaaaaaataatttaaaaaagaagtttgtcagtaattaaaacaaatttttaaaaaagaagattatttattttattgatttcctcTATTTATTCTTAGAAAATACTACCTTCTTAAAGCCACATTCATTATGGTcaatttaaattacaaaaaaaagagaaaaacttgcCATTATTACCATTGTCAAATGCAAAGCTCAGTGGCATTAAATATAGGTATAGTTGCCAAAAGAGCACTATCTTCTATCTCCACCATTCCTTATCTTACAAAAGTGAAACTTTCTTTCCAATGTAAAAAAGTTCCAAACATCCCTTGCCAACAGGAGTTCCAAccattctactgtaaaatttGGTGAGAAATTAGCATAAGGCACACCTTATCAGGACCAGGTATGTAATGTTGCTGCATTTTCCAACACACATTGCAACCAGTACCACGGAAGCTGGGATTAGATTGTCCTGCTGTGAAGCTTCCAAAGGGCACCTTTGAtatccttgttcctcaggctgtagataaaggggttcagcatgggggtgaccacagtATACATTACTGAGGACACAACATTCTCTCTGGGAGAATGTGATACAGCTGATCCAAAGTACACTGCAGTACCTGTTcctaaaaataggcaaaaaactGCCAGGTGAGAGCCACaagtggagaaggctttgtacttcCCACCTGAGGATGGGATCCTCAGAAtggaggaaattattttatagtaaGAGAAAAGGATCCCTGAGATGGGGAAAAAGCTATATAGGGCAAAAAGAACATACTTGCCAGTATTAATAGAGTAGTTGTCAGAACAGGAAAGATTCAGAAGTTGAGAAGGGTCACAGAAGAAACTAGAAATTTCCACATCCTTGAAACTGGTAATTTGTAAGATCATCAAATTGTGCAGCTGAGAGTCCAAAAGACTCAGCAAAAATGATACCAAAGTTAAGAAGCCACAGAGGCGAGGGTTCATAATGACTGTATAATGCAGGGGatgacagatggccacaaacctgtcataggccatcacagtcaGAAGCATATAAcccatacaaataaaaatggcatAAAAGGACATCTGTGTCAGACAGCCCACATAGGAGACGACATCATTGTGAGTTTGAATGTTTACAATCATGTTTGGGACTGTGGTGGAGATGAAGCCgatgtcagccaaggacaggttggagaggaagaagtacatgggggtgtggaggtgggggtcagagctgacagccaggatgatgagcaggttcccaagcactgtgaccaggtacatggacaggaacagtccAAAGAGAAGGGGCTGCAGGCCTTGGTCCTCTGAGAGGCTCATGAGATGGAATTCAGAGACACGGGTTA
This genomic interval from Marmota flaviventris isolate mMarFla1 chromosome 1, mMarFla1.hap1, whole genome shotgun sequence contains the following:
- the LOC139705222 gene encoding olfactory receptor 7E24-like, giving the protein MSLSEDQGLQPLLFGLFLSMYLVTVLGNLLIILAVSSDPHLHTPMYFFLSNLSLADIGFISTTVPNMIVNIQTHNDVVSYVGCLTQMSFYAIFICMGYMLLTVMAYDRFVAICHPLHYTVIMNPRLCGFLTLVSFLLSLLDSQLHNLMILQITSFKDVEISSFFCDPSQLLNLSCSDNYSINTGKYVLFALYSFFPISGILFSYYKIISSILRIPSSGGKYKAFSTCGSHLAVFCLFLGTGTAVYFGSAVSHSPRENVVSSVMYTVVTPMLNPFIYSLRNKDIKGALWKLHSRTI